TGGCGTTTTTCCTGAAGAAGGGAGTACTCTCCATTGCCACTTCCGCTGCGCTCGTGATTGCGTTCTTTACGGTAAAGCCCGAGAAAAGGTGGCATGTAGTGCTTGGCGCAGTTGCCTTTGTCATTGCAGCAGCGCTTGCGACAGTGATGAAGGAGGTCTTTACGCGCACAAGGCCGTGCGCTGTCATAGAAGGCTTAAGGGTGCTCTACGGCTGCCAGGAGTCTTCGTCATTTCCGTCCCGTCACGCGCTTGCGTACTTTGCAATGTGTGTTACGCTGTCGTTCTATTTTAAACGCCACGCGCTCTGGCTCGTGCCGTTTGCCATGTTAGTCGGGCTCTCGCGTATGTACGGGGCGCAGCACTATCCGTCCGATGTGTTTGCCGGTGCGGCGCTTGGCGTGGTTATAGCGGTCTTCGTTGTGGCGGTGGATAAGAAGCTTACGGCCGCGTGGTTTATCCGCATCAAAAAAACATTTGGATGGAAACAGGCTTGAAAAAGACCGCAATCATAACAGTGAAAATCCTTATAAGCGCCGCGCTTCTGTATGTTCTTTTCTCGCGCGTGAATATAGAGGAGTTTGTCCGCGTGCTCTCCGGTGCCAAGTGGCCCTACGTTGCCATGGCTGCGTTGATATTCGTTGGAACGCAACTGGCCGCTACCTTCAGGTGGAGGACCATCCTTAAAAAGGACGCCGAGCTTCCGGCAACTACCGTTGCCTCGATATACTGGATAGGGCTTTTTTTCAACAGTTTCCTTCCGACCCTTGTCGGAGGCGATGTGATAAAGGGTTATTACCTCTATAAAAAAATAAAACGCGGCGGCGTTGCAGTTGCCTCCATATTCATGGACAGGTATTCGGGGTACGCAGCGCTGATGCTCATTACCGCCGTAGCGCTGATATCGGGAGGCGGCCTCCTGTCAGAGGGCGGTGTCGGGTTCGTTATGCCGGCGCTTTGGGCGGTTGTCGCGGCCTTTGTTGCCATAAGCGCTTTCATGTGGAGCGAAACGCTTCACGGCTGGGCAATCGGGATATTCAAAAAAATAAGGCTCTTCAGGGTAAACGAGTTGATAGATTCAATCTACGGCTCTTTTATCGCTTATAAAGGCCGTTCTGACGTGCTTATCAAGGCTTTTTTCCTGGCCCTCGTTGTCCAGGGCGGCATGATACTCGGTTATTTTGTTCTTGCAAAGGGGCTTAATATAGACGCTGGGCTAGGGTACTTTTTCCTGTTCGTGCCTGCTGCAATAACAGTATCGATGGCCCCTGTGACATTCTCGGGGCTTGGAGTGAGGGAGGGCGCTTTTGTGTTCCTTTTCACAAAGGCAGCGCTCACTACCGAGGCCGAGGCTTTGGGGCTTAGCCTTCTCTGGTTTTTTATAACGGTTGTAGTGAGCCTGCCGGGCGCTGTTTCTTATTTCAGGGCAGGCGCTTTGCACGTGCCAAAGGATTTTGGCGAAAAGGCCGCGGCGCCAGGCGCAAAATAAGGTTAAGGAGGTCTTCATGACAATATCAAAGGAGATAATGGAAATACTCGTGTGCCCGGAGTGTAAGGGCAAGATAAGGCTCTCTGATTTGGACGACGCCATAGTATGCGATAAGTGCCGCCTCT
This genomic window from Deltaproteobacteria bacterium contains:
- a CDS encoding phosphatase PAP2 family protein — protein: MALDVQILEFVNKAMAGPAMDAIMAFFLKKGVLSIATSAALVIAFFTVKPEKRWHVVLGAVAFVIAAALATVMKEVFTRTRPCAVIEGLRVLYGCQESSSFPSRHALAYFAMCVTLSFYFKRHALWLVPFAMLVGLSRMYGAQHYPSDVFAGAALGVVIAVFVVAVDKKLTAAWFIRIKKTFGWKQA
- a CDS encoding flippase-like domain-containing protein produces the protein METGLKKTAIITVKILISAALLYVLFSRVNIEEFVRVLSGAKWPYVAMAALIFVGTQLAATFRWRTILKKDAELPATTVASIYWIGLFFNSFLPTLVGGDVIKGYYLYKKIKRGGVAVASIFMDRYSGYAALMLITAVALISGGGLLSEGGVGFVMPALWAVVAAFVAISAFMWSETLHGWAIGIFKKIRLFRVNELIDSIYGSFIAYKGRSDVLIKAFFLALVVQGGMILGYFVLAKGLNIDAGLGYFFLFVPAAITVSMAPVTFSGLGVREGAFVFLFTKAALTTEAEALGLSLLWFFITVVVSLPGAVSYFRAGALHVPKDFGEKAAAPGAK
- a CDS encoding Trm112 family protein: MTISKEIMEILVCPECKGKIRLSDLDDAIVCDKCRLSYPVRDGIPVMLSAEAKKV